One region of Enterobacter ludwigii genomic DNA includes:
- a CDS encoding DUF4011 domain-containing protein: MNSTESSTFQNSALSLEQKLEKARAELLDLGARNRLLNIPRSKNTRFLEVIDERSELVYNLLFNEKKTFTFLHGKSGKEDDQETEGSTSEEKSFIYQFDEADDEIKSQHLDTKLQTRLTPKGLQTRLLDLYHDAKTLEEEQGANILFLALGTLKWVDPANKENVRYAPLILVPVSLERGSAGERFKLKARSEDIISNLSLEAFLERVHQITLPIIQSDNDEINVSGYFEAVQQAIALKTDWEVKTNDIILGLFSFSKFLMYRDLDPANWPDDEAITSKYLIRALMVTCSPLISTPRC; encoded by the coding sequence ATGAATTCTACTGAGAGCTCAACTTTTCAAAACAGCGCCCTTTCCTTAGAACAAAAGCTTGAAAAAGCCAGGGCTGAACTTCTGGATTTAGGGGCAAGGAACCGCTTACTCAACATACCGAGATCGAAAAACACACGTTTCCTGGAAGTGATTGATGAACGTTCTGAGCTGGTCTACAACCTTCTGTTTAATGAAAAAAAGACGTTCACATTTTTACATGGTAAATCAGGAAAAGAAGACGACCAGGAGACGGAAGGTAGTACCTCAGAAGAAAAATCCTTTATTTATCAATTTGATGAAGCGGATGATGAAATAAAATCGCAGCATCTCGATACTAAACTGCAAACTCGTTTAACACCGAAAGGGTTGCAGACTCGATTACTCGATTTGTACCACGACGCCAAAACGCTTGAAGAGGAGCAAGGCGCAAATATTCTTTTCCTGGCTCTGGGCACATTGAAGTGGGTAGATCCCGCCAATAAAGAGAATGTCCGTTATGCCCCACTGATACTGGTGCCAGTCAGTCTTGAACGCGGTAGTGCTGGAGAAAGATTTAAACTTAAAGCGCGCTCAGAAGACATCATCTCTAACCTCTCTCTGGAAGCCTTCCTTGAACGCGTGCATCAGATCACATTACCGATAATACAATCTGACAATGATGAAATTAATGTAAGTGGTTACTTTGAAGCTGTACAGCAAGCAATAGCATTGAAAACAGACTGGGAAGTTAAGACCAACGACATTATTCTTGGTTTGTTCTCTTTTTCTAAATTTTTGATGTATCGCGATCTTGACCCTGCCAACTGGCCAGATGATGAAGCTATTACATCAAAATATCTCATTCGTGCGCTCATGGTGACCTGCTCCCCGTTGATTAGTACACCCCGATGTTAG
- a CDS encoding PTS mannitol transporter subunit IICBA translates to MSSDFKIKVQSFGRFLSNMVMPNIGAFIAWGIITALFIPTGWLPNETLAKLVGPMITYLLPLLIGFTGGRLVGGDRGGVVGAITTMGVIVGADMPMFLGAMIAGPLGGWAIKHFDSWVDGKIRSGFEMLVNNFSAGIIGMILAILAFLGIGPAVEVLSKILAAGVNFMVAHDMLPLASIFVEPAKILFLNNAINHGIFSPLGIQQSHELGKSIFFLIEANPGPGMGVLLAYMFFGRGSAKQSAGGAAIIHFLGGIHEIYFPYVLMNPRLILAVILGGMTGVFTLSVLGGGLVSPASPGSILAVLAMTPKGAYFANIAAICAAMAVSFVVSSILLKTSKVKEDDDIEAATRRMHDMKAESKGATPLAAGDVSNDLSHVRKIIVACDAGMGSSAMGAGVLRKKVQDAGLTNISVTNSAINSLPPDVDLVITHRDLTERAMRQVPQAQHISLTNFLDSGLYTSLTERLVAAQRHEDNEVKVRSSLQDSFDESNAHLFKLGAENIFLGRTAATKEEAIRFAGEQLVKGGYVQPEYVDAMLEREKLTPTYLGESIAVPHGTVEAKDRVLKTGVVFCQYPQGVRFGEEEDDIARLVIGIAARNNEHIQVITSLTNALDDESVIERLASTTSVEEVLALLNK, encoded by the coding sequence ATGTCATCCGATTTCAAGATCAAAGTACAAAGCTTTGGTCGTTTCCTCAGCAACATGGTGATGCCAAATATCGGCGCGTTTATCGCGTGGGGTATCATCACCGCATTGTTCATTCCGACAGGGTGGTTGCCTAACGAAACGCTGGCGAAACTTGTTGGCCCAATGATTACTTATCTGCTGCCGCTGCTCATCGGTTTCACCGGTGGTCGTCTGGTGGGCGGTGACCGTGGCGGTGTAGTGGGTGCAATCACAACCATGGGTGTGATTGTCGGTGCGGATATGCCAATGTTCCTGGGCGCAATGATTGCGGGTCCTCTGGGCGGTTGGGCAATCAAACACTTTGATTCCTGGGTAGACGGTAAGATTCGCTCTGGCTTCGAAATGCTGGTGAACAACTTCTCCGCAGGCATCATTGGTATGATCCTGGCGATTCTGGCGTTCCTCGGCATTGGCCCTGCGGTTGAAGTGCTGTCCAAAATTCTGGCAGCAGGCGTTAACTTCATGGTTGCGCACGACATGCTGCCGCTGGCGTCTATCTTTGTTGAACCGGCGAAAATCCTGTTCCTTAACAACGCCATCAACCACGGTATCTTCTCACCGCTGGGTATTCAGCAGTCTCATGAGCTTGGCAAATCCATCTTCTTCCTGATTGAAGCGAACCCGGGCCCGGGTATGGGTGTTCTGCTGGCGTACATGTTCTTTGGTCGCGGTAGCGCGAAGCAGTCTGCGGGCGGTGCGGCTATCATTCACTTCCTGGGTGGTATCCACGAAATTTACTTCCCGTACGTGCTGATGAATCCGCGTCTGATCCTGGCCGTTATCCTCGGCGGTATGACCGGTGTGTTCACACTGAGCGTGCTGGGCGGTGGTCTGGTTTCTCCGGCGTCTCCGGGTTCTATCCTGGCGGTACTGGCGATGACGCCAAAAGGGGCTTACTTCGCAAACATCGCGGCTATCTGTGCAGCAATGGCGGTCTCCTTCGTGGTCTCTTCTATCCTGCTGAAAACCAGCAAAGTGAAAGAAGATGATGATATCGAAGCGGCTACCCGTCGTATGCACGACATGAAAGCGGAATCCAAAGGTGCTACACCGCTGGCGGCTGGTGATGTCTCTAACGACCTGAGCCACGTGCGTAAAATCATCGTTGCCTGTGACGCCGGTATGGGTTCCAGCGCAATGGGTGCAGGTGTGCTGCGTAAGAAAGTGCAGGATGCGGGTCTGACTAACATCTCTGTGACCAACAGCGCCATCAACAGTCTGCCACCGGATGTGGACCTGGTTATCACGCACCGCGATCTGACCGAACGCGCCATGCGTCAGGTTCCGCAGGCACAGCATATTTCGCTGACCAACTTCCTCGACAGCGGCCTGTACACCAGCCTGACCGAGCGTCTGGTTGCCGCGCAGCGTCACGAAGACAACGAAGTGAAAGTGCGCTCCAGCCTGCAGGACAGTTTCGACGAGAGCAACGCCCACCTGTTCAAACTGGGTGCGGAGAACATCTTCCTCGGTCGTACTGCTGCTACCAAAGAAGAGGCGATTCGCTTTGCCGGTGAGCAACTGGTGAAAGGTGGCTACGTTCAACCTGAATACGTTGATGCGATGCTGGAACGTGAAAAGCTGACACCAACCTACCTGGGTGAATCCATCGCGGTTCCGCACGGTACGGTTGAAGCGAAAGATCGCGTGCTGAAAACCGGCGTCGTATTCTGTCAGTATCCGCAGGGTGTGCGCTTCGGTGAAGAAGAAGACGACATCGCCCGTCTGGTGATTGGTATCGCCGCTCGCAATAACGAGCACATTCAGGTGATTACCAGCCTGACCAACGCCCTGGATGATGAGTCTGTCATTGAGCGTCTGGCCAGCACCACCAGCGTGGAAGAAGTACTGGCGCTGCTGAACAAGTAA
- the mtlD gene encoding mannitol-1-phosphate 5-dehydrogenase produces MKALHFGAGNIGRGFIGKLLADAGITLTFADVNQVVLDALNARHSYQVHVVGENEQVETVSGVNAVSSIGDDVIDLIASVDLVTTAVGPVVLERIAPAVAKGLAKRKAQNIDTPLNIIACENMVRGTTQLKGHVLAAVADEDKAWVEAHVGFVDSAVDRIVPPSESATHDPLEVTVETFSEWIVDKTQFKGALPTIPGMELTDNLMAFVERKLFTLNTGHAITAYLGKLAGHQTIRDAILDENIRAVVKGAMEESGAVLIKRYGFDADKHAAYIQKILGRFENPYLKDDVERVGRQPLRKLSAGDRLIKPLLGTLEYGLPHANLVKGIAAAMHYRSEQDPQAQELAQLIDDKGAQAALAQISGLDANSDVVVEAVNAYNATK; encoded by the coding sequence ATGAAAGCATTACATTTTGGCGCAGGTAATATCGGTCGTGGCTTTATCGGCAAACTGCTGGCAGACGCGGGCATTACGCTGACATTCGCCGATGTGAACCAGGTGGTGCTAGACGCCCTGAATGCCCGTCATAGCTACCAGGTACACGTGGTTGGAGAAAACGAGCAGGTTGAAACGGTTTCAGGTGTGAATGCCGTAAGCAGCATTGGCGACGACGTTATCGACCTGATCGCCAGCGTCGATCTGGTGACCACCGCCGTGGGTCCGGTCGTGCTTGAGCGTATCGCTCCTGCAGTGGCGAAAGGCCTCGCAAAACGTAAAGCGCAGAACATTGATACCCCGCTGAACATCATCGCCTGTGAAAACATGGTGCGCGGCACCACGCAGTTGAAAGGCCATGTGCTCGCCGCTGTTGCCGACGAAGATAAAGCCTGGGTTGAAGCGCACGTGGGGTTTGTTGATTCCGCCGTTGACCGTATCGTCCCACCGTCTGAATCCGCCACCCACGACCCGCTGGAAGTGACCGTTGAAACCTTCAGCGAGTGGATCGTCGATAAAACGCAGTTTAAAGGCGCGCTGCCAACCATACCGGGGATGGAATTAACTGATAACCTGATGGCATTTGTCGAACGCAAACTCTTCACGCTGAACACCGGGCATGCTATAACCGCGTACCTCGGAAAATTGGCCGGTCATCAGACCATCCGTGACGCGATTCTCGATGAGAACATCCGCGCTGTGGTAAAAGGGGCAATGGAAGAGAGCGGCGCGGTGCTGATCAAACGCTACGGTTTTGATGCTGATAAACACGCAGCATACATCCAGAAAATCCTCGGTCGTTTTGAAAACCCGTATCTGAAAGATGACGTTGAGCGCGTTGGCCGTCAGCCCCTGCGCAAGCTGAGCGCGGGCGATCGCCTGATTAAACCGCTGCTGGGCACGCTGGAATACGGTCTGCCGCACGCCAACCTGGTGAAAGGGATTGCCGCCGCAATGCACTACCGCAGCGAGCAGGATCCGCAGGCGCAGGAACTGGCTCAACTGATTGACGATAAAGGCGCGCAGGCTGCGCTGGCGCAGATTTCAGGTCTGGACGCCAACAGCGACGTGGTTGTGGAGGCGGTTAACGCATATAACGCAACCAAATGA
- a CDS encoding HlyD family secretion protein: MDLLIILTYVAFAWAIFKIFRIPVNQWTLATATLGGIFIVAGLILLMNYNHPYTFTAQKAVISIPITPQVTGVVSEVTDKNNQLIKKGEVLFKLDPGRYQARVDRLQADLVTATHNIDNLKAQLSEAVANTTRVSAERDRLYKDYQRYLKGSQAKVNPFSESDIDNARQNYLAQDALVKGSVAEQTQIQTQLDSMVNGEQSQVASLRAQLAEAKYNLEQTVVRAPSNGYITQVLIRPGTYAAALPLRPVMVFIPEQKRQIVAQFRQNSLLRLKPGDEAEVVFNALPGQVFSGKLTSILPVVPGGSYQAQGALQSLTVVPGTDGVLGTIELDPNADVDALPDGIYAQVAVYSDHFAHVSVMRKVLLRMTSWMHYLYLDH, from the coding sequence ATGGATCTGTTGATTATTCTGACCTATGTGGCATTTGCCTGGGCCATTTTTAAAATATTCCGTATTCCCGTTAACCAGTGGACGCTCGCCACCGCGACATTAGGCGGGATATTTATTGTTGCCGGACTTATCCTGTTAATGAACTATAACCACCCGTATACCTTTACGGCTCAAAAGGCGGTTATTTCTATTCCGATTACGCCGCAGGTCACCGGGGTGGTCAGTGAAGTGACTGATAAAAATAATCAGCTCATTAAAAAAGGTGAAGTGTTATTTAAACTTGATCCAGGTCGCTACCAGGCGCGTGTAGACAGACTCCAGGCTGACCTGGTCACTGCGACGCACAACATCGACAACCTTAAGGCACAACTGTCGGAAGCGGTCGCCAATACCACGCGGGTGTCTGCGGAACGCGATCGTCTGTATAAGGATTATCAGCGCTACCTGAAAGGCAGTCAGGCAAAGGTTAACCCGTTCTCTGAAAGCGATATCGACAATGCGCGCCAGAACTATCTGGCACAAGACGCGCTGGTTAAAGGCTCTGTCGCCGAACAGACGCAAATTCAGACTCAGTTAGACAGCATGGTTAACGGTGAGCAATCTCAGGTTGCCTCTTTGCGCGCCCAGCTTGCCGAAGCCAAATACAACCTGGAACAGACCGTAGTGCGTGCGCCAAGCAATGGCTATATCACCCAGGTACTGATTCGTCCGGGGACGTATGCCGCCGCGCTGCCTCTGCGCCCGGTGATGGTCTTTATCCCGGAACAGAAACGTCAGATTGTGGCGCAGTTCCGTCAGAACTCGCTGCTGCGTCTGAAACCGGGCGATGAAGCTGAAGTGGTGTTCAATGCGCTGCCGGGTCAGGTCTTCTCCGGTAAGCTCACCAGCATTCTGCCGGTGGTGCCGGGTGGATCATATCAGGCTCAGGGTGCGCTGCAGTCTCTGACGGTGGTTCCGGGTACGGATGGCGTGCTGGGGACTATCGAGCTTGACCCGAATGCCGATGTCGATGCACTGCCAGACGGTATTTATGCTCAGGTGGCGGTTTATTCGGACCATTTCGCCCATGTTTCGGTGATGCGTAAGGTGCTACTGCGTATGACCAGCTGGATGCACTACCTCTACCTCGATCACTAA
- a CDS encoding DUF3302 domain-containing protein has protein sequence MFLNYFALGVLIFVFLVLFYGVIAIHDIPYNMAKKRNHPHADAIHTAGWISLFTLHAIWPFLWIWATLYREDRGWGMQNHISKPDEVPGMDALTKRVAELEQKLAAAQPTADKNTLER, from the coding sequence ATGTTTCTCAACTATTTTGCGCTGGGCGTATTGATTTTTGTATTCCTGGTCCTTTTTTACGGCGTCATAGCCATTCATGACATCCCGTATAATATGGCCAAAAAACGTAACCATCCCCATGCCGATGCGATTCATACGGCAGGATGGATTAGCCTGTTTACGCTCCATGCTATATGGCCGTTCCTGTGGATCTGGGCCACGCTTTACCGTGAAGATCGCGGCTGGGGGATGCAGAACCACATCTCGAAGCCTGATGAGGTACCGGGCATGGATGCACTGACCAAACGCGTGGCGGAGCTTGAACAAAAGCTGGCAGCGGCACAACCCACTGCTGATAAGAACACGCTGGAGCGCTAA
- a CDS encoding YibL family ribosome-associated protein, giving the protein MKEVEKNEIKRLSDRLDLIRHQMAGLSLVDSAEKYAELEKEVATLETEIERLREVKGQRLSKEAQKLMNMPHRRAITKKEQADMGKLKKSVRGLVVVHPMTELGREMGLKEMTGFCKTPF; this is encoded by the coding sequence ATGAAAGAAGTCGAAAAGAACGAAATTAAACGCCTGAGCGACCGTCTGGATCTGATCCGCCACCAGATGGCTGGCCTGTCACTGGTCGATTCCGCCGAGAAGTACGCTGAGCTGGAAAAAGAGGTCGCCACGCTGGAAACCGAAATCGAGCGCCTGCGCGAAGTCAAAGGCCAGAGGCTGAGCAAAGAAGCGCAGAAGCTGATGAACATGCCGCACCGCCGTGCGATCACCAAAAAAGAGCAGGCCGACATGGGCAAGCTGAAGAAAAGCGTTCGTGGTCTGGTGGTGGTGCACCCAATGACCGAGCTGGGCCGTGAAATGGGCCTGAAAGAGATGACGGGTTTTTGTAAGACCCCGTTCTGA
- the mtlR gene encoding mannitol operon repressor MtlR — translation MMQSVAQVTLRPDYRLSDMQAIMEQTQAFENRVLERLNAGKTVRSFLIAAVELLTEAVNILVLQVFRKDDYAVKYAVEPLLDGDGPLGDLSVRLKLIYGLGVLSRPEYEDAELLMALREELNHDGNEYTFTDDEILGPFGELHCVTALPPAPQFDNSDPELYAMQKLRYQQVVRSTMVLSLTELISRISLKKAFQK, via the coding sequence ATGATGCAGAGTGTGGCGCAGGTAACCCTGCGCCCTGATTACAGATTGTCAGATATGCAGGCAATAATGGAACAAACCCAGGCCTTTGAAAATCGTGTGCTTGAGCGTCTGAATGCTGGCAAAACCGTACGAAGTTTCCTGATTGCCGCCGTCGAGTTGCTAACCGAGGCGGTGAATATCCTGGTGCTTCAGGTGTTTCGCAAAGACGACTACGCGGTAAAATATGCTGTAGAACCGTTACTGGACGGAGACGGACCGCTGGGCGATCTCTCAGTGCGTCTGAAGCTGATTTATGGCCTTGGTGTGCTGAGCAGGCCAGAGTATGAAGACGCTGAGCTGTTGATGGCGCTGCGCGAAGAGTTAAATCATGACGGTAATGAGTACACCTTTACCGATGATGAGATCCTTGGACCTTTCGGCGAGTTGCATTGCGTCACTGCCCTTCCCCCGGCACCTCAGTTTGATAACAGCGATCCTGAGCTATACGCGATGCAAAAGCTGCGTTATCAACAGGTTGTTCGCTCCACAATGGTCCTCTCCCTGACTGAGCTGATTTCCCGAATCAGCTTAAAAAAAGCGTTTCAGAAGTAA